Sequence from the Xiphophorus maculatus strain JP 163 A chromosome 16, X_maculatus-5.0-male, whole genome shotgun sequence genome:
GATGATTCTCTTCTAATCAGGGATAAAACTATTTCCAGGCTAGTGTCAGGAAAGCCTTACAGAGTGGTTTGTGGAGACATTTTGCTCTGTTATATCTGTGACCATCAACAACCCCGGTGATTGAATAAGATTTGTTATGTCGTGTTATTTAAAAAGACTGTGCTGAGTCATACTGGGTCATATGTGATTACTTTATTCCAGGATCGACAAATTTCACATAATTAGTAACATAGAATCTAGTAGCTATGTGTGATTTTATATCAGgatattcatttgttttaggACTTTTAATACCGACGATGCACTAATTTGTACTTGCTTTGACAGCCGATGACTTAAGGCAAGTTCAAATAACTTACTTACATTAACTAATAGCTATGTGATAGAAATTATCTACTAAAGTGAGTTTGCTTAGTTATTTTCATCTTATTAGAATCATGTCCTGTAAACTAATCTGTAAATTAAATTACGATATTTGAGCATCCTAGAGCATCCTATAAAAATGActaactgcaaaaaataaacttatatGGAATGGTTTAAGTACATAGATTTTGTTCCTGAAAAACCCACAACTGCTTCACTTATtcctttataaaaatgtaaattttcattaaaaacatccatCTTCCACTTGCTTTGAGCTAGCCTGCCTCCAGCAGAGGATAGAGTGGTGTAGTCTGTCACTGGGCTcgttaatgtgtgttttttgactTTACAATTTATAATTTTCCATTATACATGCAATGAATAGAGTCCTTGTTATTCCCCAGTCAGCAGCTGAGCAGCAGGTGCCATGGGTTAGATAAAGCCATCATTAGCCAAATGAACACTCCACTGGGATCGAAGCTTGTTTATGATGGGGAAAAGAAGAGGGCAGCTCAAATAAATGCAGAGCTCTTCAGCACCTTCCCAAAGGTgagttatttctgtttctttaatgttgttaaaatacaaacaacatATATGTTGAGGAAAGCTTTCAATAGACTTTTCTAAACCACTGTCAGCACACAGGCATTGATATATATTACTGGATTTGTCAATATGCCAAcaattattcaataatttagttttacatAATTGCCACTGTTAAAATTAGGGTAaaaaattagcttagctttaCTATGAAGTATTTCATCCTATTTCATGATTGTTATGAATGTCGCCACGTTTTACAAACAAAGGAGGCAATTAGTCcagtgtttgttgtttattaaacttttaaaaaattaccgTCGCTCCAGTGTACCACAACAAAGGGAAAATAACGCTGATAAGCAGGtgtaaaacatctttaaatcaTTTGTATTCTGCTTTTTCTTGCTCTCTTTGTCAGCTTTAATCTACATGCAGCCCACAAATTAGAGATTAGGTTCAAGTGTATCAAGAACATCAAcaccaaaaaccacaaaaacatttttcacacaaaaaatacataaaaaccccaaacagaacattcagtctgttacagtttaatattttacaattatttcacttataggaacaaattttttcccattttatgaGTGAAAAAATTCTGCCAATGGAAGTAGTACTTTTAAAATcgatattaatgaattatttgcttaaaacaaactcctttaTCTTGGtggaaagttattttaaagttagCTTTATCTTAAactaagtgtactaagatatttgcaagagatatacttggtaagatttggtgtttttgcaatgtGGCTACAACAATGTACAAGTATGAATTATAAACTTTCCATCAAAATTgatgagaaaacaaagaatcaGTGAAAGTAcaactaaacataaaaaaaacagtttagttAGTTAAGTTAGAGTTTAGTTAAAACCAAGCTCAATATCCAGAAGTCAAacaactaaaaatgaaaaatatcaacaaatacTTTCAACACTTCTTTCCATACAGCAATGTACATTTCCATACCAtgatttaatctttaaattttgATTCCAGGTTAGTCCTTtctcaaacaaaacaatggCCTCTTGTGCCGTTGTTGGGAACGGCGGCATCCTGGCAAACAGCCAATGTGGCAAAATGATTGATTCAGCGGAGTTTGTCATCAGGTGAGAAAGATGTTCCAGTTTAGATACTGTATAATTATGGTTATGCTGCATAAATTCCATTTAACAgcatctgtgtttattttgcatctAAGGTGTAACCTACCTCCTGTTTCAGACGGATATGAGAAACATGTGGGTAGTAAGACAAACCTTGTGACAGTAAATCCGAGTATCCTCTTAGATAAGTGAGCGAGTTTATGAATTTAAGAGGTAATTTTGTCATATACAACCACCTGTCTTCATATGTGTTTTATGGCTGTAGGTATGGGTCTCTAATGACACGCCGGCGTCCTTTTGTGGAGAAGCTGCGTAACTATGGCGACTCCATGATGCTTCTTCCTGCCTTCTCCTTTGGCATGAACACTCCTGTGTCTCTGCGGGCTTTCTACACCGTTGAGGACTTTAAAAGTCCCATCCGGCCTCTCTTCCTGAACCCACAGTACCTGGAGAGTCTGGACGTCTTCTGGAAATCTCAGGGCGTGAAGGCGCAACGGCTCAGCAGTGGCATTATGATGATCAGCCTGGCGCTGGAAATTTGTGACAATGTGCACCTGTACGGATTCTGGCCCTTCAGTATTCACCCACACAGCTTCCAAGACTTGAGTAACCATTACTATGATGATAAACAAGATAAAAAGAACTTCCATGCCATGCCAACGGAGTTCAACCTACTGCTGAAACTGCACACCCAAGGTGTGTTGCATCTACACTTGGGGGACTGTGAACCAGGTGATTATTATTAGCCTTGgaggaagatttaaaaaagatcCATCTATCAAGACATGTAATCTTCTTTTGAATGAAAGGTTTTATGATAAGATAGATGTCACACACCCAGTGGAAACATAAGCTTTCTGTAAATTGTGTGAAATTCCACTGCCAAGACATAGTTTAGTTTCTTGAAGATTGGAAAACTTTGGATAATTTTTATATACATAGATTATATAATGGTGACAAAAAACCCTGTCAATGTCTACTCAGGTTTGTGCctttaaagcagtggttcttaaccttgtTTGAGGTACCGAACCCACCAGTTTCATATGCACATTCACCGAACCCTTTAGTGataaatcaaatatgatttttttccaaattcaagacataggtatatgtttttttactggTACACAAAATGAACTGTGCATGAACATCACCTtcatcaaagaacaaaaccaacaCAACTCACAACAAATTacatacctgcaaatcagtgtgactggattaaaatattaagaaagaaaccacacAACGTACGACTACGACAGTCACACAGTGACTACTGAGCACACTAAATTCCCTGCAGTACTGATTGGCCAATTAATGTAACGTGATCATCTGCAgcaagtgatggccaagcggggcgtGTCATCACAAATTTACATAATGAGTCAGGTGTGTCTTGACCTCTGTGGCGgaggctccgccgaacccctgaAACCGACTCACCGAACCCcggttaagaaccactgctttaaatGGAATGTATtatgaaaaatttacattttgcacatttttgtacttccatatGGGTtgtactgcttttaaaaaatgtccaagcactaaaaaaacaacatccagctgttttttggcaataagttaatgtttttcagtgtttgaaaTATAAGAAGTTtcaaaaaacctccagaatgtaaagTAACAACTCAGCAGGaacagttacctagcaaccactgcccagcctgttacctagcaacccaagtggaacTCCTGCATGCTTGATCAACTGGTTTTACCTCTATATGcgctgttttgtcttttccaaaacacttggaaaagacaagtgttttgttgttgacttaccattcagaaaccacttgctgtatCCTTGTTGGCTGTACatgaggctctactaatgcttttcaaagatgtaaagTTGTATAATTAAGCATTTGCTTGCATCCATTTTCACGTGAGTATGAACTTTGAGTTGGGGGATGTAgccattctgaaaggagctcaaaatattcagaactgtccagactgaaatctcattatctaaaaataacattataaaaaagGCATTTATCATGTTTTGTGTAGTGCATAGGCCTACCCTAACCTGTTTAAATGATAGGGCACTTTTAAACAGTTGCAGGttccacaaataaaatgcaattataATATTTCTATAAGTGCCTGACCTCTTGAGAGaaccattatccacaaatggaaaaaacagTAATGAGCCTTCATGGCTGACGAAACAAAAGTACTCCAACAGGAGTACAATTATTCTCTAAAATTGAATAGCATTTCCCccctaataaattaaataatttcaaaattacttttgaaactttctCTTACTCAGgtcatttttgtctgattatttgattatttcaacTATATGAGttaagtgtgtttgttttggtggaatgaatcaaatttctttttcggaaaataaagcaaagctgAATGTTCAAACTTATTTTGCATATCTATTTATATtgtctatatttatatttacatctaAGTGGAGAAAAACACATTGCATGTATCTCCCATTAGCCAAACCCAAGAAGGTTAGATTGAGCAAAAGGCTCTTGCCTAAGGAGGGAGTATgagtttttccttttatatCTAATTTTTGACAGCACAGAGcattgaaaaaaatggaaatttaatCATTAATTTGAAAAAGCTATGATCACTATGAACTTAGAATCTCAGGGCAAAATTCAGAGGTGGGAATGAagctttattttatgcaaaaggtgcaacaaactttaaaaatggtaGTTACTTTTAATTTACACCAGTAGGTGGCACTATTTGCTGCTCAGAGAGATGGCTTGACATGGAGAGACTCACAATATAGAGATTTaagtgttaaattaaaaagaatggTTCATAGTTTCTGATCATAAAGTTTCtctgtatttataaaacttGTCTCAAATGTTTGCAGTCACTTTGTGTTTAGACAAGTGTTAAAATTACACAGATCTATTTAAACAGCCAAGCCCATTATTCTAAGGAACACTAAACATTATGATGGTGGCGGTGGATCAAGACCTGTTGTTAAATCTATACTGAGCCAGATGAAATTATTAGATGTTAAAGTGGTCGCATTATGTCTGAAACATTCCCCTCCATCAcaaatttgtttgtatttcagcTGAATTTTACAGACTTACTTACTTCAGGAACattttcaggggaaaaaaagcaacttttttttattatcactgTAATAATGCTACTGTAACTTtcaggacattt
This genomic interval carries:
- the LOC102217405 gene encoding alpha-2,8-sialyltransferase 8F-like isoform X3, whose translation is MGGLRGQLLNLMIGLLFLASLLTTFMWYMLDNNQQLSSRCHGLDKAIISQMNTPLGSKLVYDGEKKRAAQINAELFSTFPKVSPFSNKTMASCAVVGNGGILANSQCGKMIDSAEFVIRCNLPPVSDGYEKHVGSKTNLVTVNPSILLDKYGSLMTRRRPFVEKLRNYGDSMMLLPAFSFGMNTPVSLRAFYTVEDFKSPIRPLFLNPQYLESLDVFWKSQGVKAQRLSSGIMMISLALEICDNVHLYGFWPFSIHPHSFQDLSNHYYDDKQDKKNFHAMPTEFNLLLKLHTQGVLHLHLGDCEPGDYY
- the LOC102217405 gene encoding alpha-2,8-sialyltransferase 8F-like isoform X1; this encodes MGGLRGQLLNLMIGLLFLASLLTTFMWYMLDNKNVKIHRHLPKMKIIPRSTDSCKNCGESIKKALDIYYKTWRKQEDSFKNFSQQLSSRCHGLDKAIISQMNTPLGSKLVYDGEKKRAAQINAELFSTFPKVSPFSNKTMASCAVVGNGGILANSQCGKMIDSAEFVIRCNLPPVSDGYEKHVGSKTNLVTVNPSILLDKYGSLMTRRRPFVEKLRNYGDSMMLLPAFSFGMNTPVSLRAFYTVEDFKSPIRPLFLNPQYLESLDVFWKSQGVKAQRLSSGIMMISLALEICDNVHLYGFWPFSIHPHSFQDLSNHYYDDKQDKKNFHAMPTEFNLLLKLHTQGVLHLHLGDCEPGDYY
- the LOC102217405 gene encoding alpha-2,8-sialyltransferase 8F-like isoform X2, with the protein product MGGLRGQLLNLMIGLLFLASLLTTFMWYMLDNKNVKIHRHLPKMKIIPRSTDSCKNCGQQLSSRCHGLDKAIISQMNTPLGSKLVYDGEKKRAAQINAELFSTFPKVSPFSNKTMASCAVVGNGGILANSQCGKMIDSAEFVIRCNLPPVSDGYEKHVGSKTNLVTVNPSILLDKYGSLMTRRRPFVEKLRNYGDSMMLLPAFSFGMNTPVSLRAFYTVEDFKSPIRPLFLNPQYLESLDVFWKSQGVKAQRLSSGIMMISLALEICDNVHLYGFWPFSIHPHSFQDLSNHYYDDKQDKKNFHAMPTEFNLLLKLHTQGVLHLHLGDCEPGDYY